The genomic interval ACGACACGAACGTTCTCGACAGACTGCGGGAGCTGCTGGAGACCGGCCCGGAGGCCTCGACCGAGGGACGCCCCGACTTCCGGGTGCGTACCTACCTTCTCCACCTGCGGGCGCGTCAGCTGGCCGCGGCTCTGGGCGAGCATGACGTGGAGGCGTACTCCGACCTGATCCTGGCCGACAGCATCGCGCGCGGTGAGCATGCGATTCCCGCTCCGGTGCCGACCGGGTACCGGATACGTCTCACGCTGGAGGGAAGCCGGCCGAACACCTGGCGCCGGGTCGCGCTCGGCAACGATGTGACGCTGCTGAAGATGCACGAGATCATTCAATGGGCTTTCGAATGGCAGAACGAGGAGTTCTATTCGTTCGCAGCGCATGCGACCGAGGACGACGACCCGGATCCGATTCCCTACGCCCGACTCTCCTACACCCGGCTCGGTTCTCTCCTGCATCGCCCAGGCAGGTCCGTCGAGTACCTCTACGGCGATCGCAGCCCTTGGCTGGTCACGATCGAGCTGGAAGACGCATTCGCACCCGATCCGGACGTCAAGTACCCGCGCCTCATCGAAGTCGGCGGAGGTGTGCCGGGTGAACCGGGCGAGGACGATGACATGGACGAGGTCGATCTGCGGGATACAGGGATCGGGAGCGCGGGAGCGGGGAGTCGCTGATGGCAAACAACCTGAACCCGTGGACGCGTGCCCTTACTGCTCGTCAACAGATCGGCCGGATCCGTCAGGAGCCGAGACCGGCACGAACCGTAGTGCGGCGTGAACCGTGCGATCGCCCGGCCGGGCCTCAGGTCGGGCGCTGAGCCGGTAGGGGGCGAGCAACTGCATCACGCCGGCGGTCAGATCACGCAGTTCGTCCGCCGACAGACGCAGAGTGGAGTTGCTGACCAGGCCGCCATCCCGCCATTCCTGGGGTTCCTGATCCTGCGCCATACGCATCACGAAACCCTCCACCATCGTGTCGGAGGCCTGCAGCAATGCCTGGGTCACCGCCAGGTCCAGCCCCTGAGCCTCGACCGGATCGGCGTCGATCGTGGCCATGTCCACGTTCCACGCCGGCACCGTCGCCTCCCACACACGTTCCCGCCGGTCACCGCGTCGACCCGCGTCGCGCACCAACCCCGCTGCGGCCAGCTGGCGCAGGTGCCAGGAGCACGCACTGGCACTGAGATCGACCACCTCGGCGCACTGCGTGGCCGTTGCGCCACCGCGTTCCTGCAGAACATCGAGCATGCGCAGCCGCGCGGGATGGGCCAGCGCTCGCAGGACCGAAGGGTCGGTGAGCCGGACGCCGTGCGTCCGTTCCGGGTGGGCCATCGCGGCAGCATATGTGAAGCTCCGCCTTGACATCTAAGTGTGAAGGGGTAGCTTCACATTGATGACGACTTCGCACATGACGGTGAGGGAACTGCAGGAACGGCTTGAGGCTGATCT from Kineosporia sp. NBRC 101731 carries:
- a CDS encoding plasmid pRiA4b ORF-3 family protein → MPPLMPAARLSPGMVAMVPDVAAEQLERIGRSRHRYEAELSLLGLCESLDENMPAEFSSASADLNTANILMLVIEHLVQTPGPTVLGLLMVAADLGPVPSRQMAAEAARQLKAAGVQAPRWAQTGPLKVLRAWGHGDRIPDEHSLGVVFSYGHREHGFVVPFAGDDLGFQRLKQVWVQTPELVDRSRAAVRELPRLRSVNYHEELDDTNVLDRLRELLETGPEASTEGRPDFRVRTYLLHLRARQLAAALGEHDVEAYSDLILADSIARGEHAIPAPVPTGYRIRLTLEGSRPNTWRRVALGNDVTLLKMHEIIQWAFEWQNEEFYSFAAHATEDDDPDPIPYARLSYTRLGSLLHRPGRSVEYLYGDRSPWLVTIELEDAFAPDPDVKYPRLIEVGGGVPGEPGEDDDMDEVDLRDTGIGSAGAGSR
- a CDS encoding helix-turn-helix domain-containing protein, which codes for MAHPERTHGVRLTDPSVLRALAHPARLRMLDVLQERGGATATQCAEVVDLSASACSWHLRQLAAAGLVRDAGRRGDRRERVWEATVPAWNVDMATIDADPVEAQGLDLAVTQALLQASDTMVEGFVMRMAQDQEPQEWRDGGLVSNSTLRLSADELRDLTAGVMQLLAPYRLSARPEARPGDRTVHAALRFVPVSAPDGSGRSVDEQ